The Solanum dulcamara chromosome 6, daSolDulc1.2, whole genome shotgun sequence genome contains the following window.
atataaaaaaaatgaaataaataggCTTGATTATAATTTTAGGATGATCTGGTTATAATTCTAGGATAATCTGATTTTggattaaaatatttataatccaaaattagtaatttatatatttttttatccacAAATTACctttttccaaaataaatttCTAACTTCTTGTCTTTTCCATATATGTACTTCATTTTTCTCCTtacaaaattacttttataactCTAAGTATGTTGGTTATTATTAATTTCAACACTTTTATTTAtaactatttatttataaaattaatttcaacacTTAAAAGTACTTACCAACATGTATAATACTTATCAATTACATACACACCTATTTATAATAACAATCTTCTATAATAACATTTTGTTATAAAAGTCAtacttttttttgaaacttgtatattattttctaaCAATATTTACTATgacaaatcaaaaaatattCCGACAAAGAAGAATGTTATAATCAGCCAACTCAAACACCCCacttacaaaaataaaggaaaaatgaaaaCATAATAGAGGTTGGAGGGAGGGGGGGTTGGTGCTTTGCGTGGGGTGGGGTGGAGCTGTCATTTTACTATCTTTTCTCTAGTTTGTAAATTACTATGTTTTCAGTTCCTCACTTTTTGAGCTTTTTCTTACATTCTTTAGATATGTCTATTTTGACTTCatctttcttccattcttaACCCCACCACCCCACAAAGACAATCCACTATTTTGCTTCTTCTTGTTCGTCATGTCTATTTTCAAGAATTAATTTCTCAAGACTTCCCACTGTAAGTCCTTTTTTCTCTGATCTATActcatattattttaattatcgACTGTGGTTTCATATTGGTACTACTTTTATTCATTATGCTACAATCTGTTTGTTTCTTGGACTAATTTGATCTGAAAGTGGTCAATCAAGcttaaaaattcaatctttATGAATTAAATCTTAAAGGGTTTgactaaaaaaattcaatcttgaTGCGTTACATCCAAAGGGGATTGTGTCATTTAGGTGTAGAGATGgaaattattttgttttcttgattctAGGATGATGGGGCTGTAGAAATATGGACTTTCACCTGGAATCAGTCAACATGATGAATATGCTGAGATTATTCtgaaattttataatttgttgTATAATGATATTGAGATTTAGAATTTGTCCAAATTTGGATCATTTttaccaaaaataattaaagagggTAGAGGAGAAGGGGTGtgtgtgggggtgggggtggaggtGGAGGTGGGTGGGGGAAATGATCAGGCTTACTGGTGTGGTACCAAATTGTAGGAAATTGAATTTTGAGTTAAGGGATTTTAGTTAGTGGGTATTTGAGTTAGTATCTGGAGATTTTGCATCTTGAAGTTGCTATTGATATTTCCAGAATGCAGACCTTTTTCTTTTGCTTGAAGTTTGTACACTTTTCGCGACAGCTAAGTTTGTTTAATTTCCAAGAGTCTAACTTCTAGCAATTTTACCGCACTGTGAAGTAGTAACTTAGTGGATCTTAGGTCAAGGTGAACCAAAAAGTTTTGGGGACCCCtttcaatatattttaattatcaaCTGTGGTTTCATATTGGAGCCCCTTTCTTTACTATTTTGTTCATTATGCTACAATCTATTCGTTTCTTGGACTAATTTATCTGTTTACATGCAAATTTTGCATCTGAAAGTGGTCAATGCAGCTAAAATAATCCAATCTTGATGGATTAGATCTTAAAGGGTTTGACTAAAAATACAATCTTGATGCGTTACATCCAAAGGGGATGTGTCATTTAGTGTAGAGATGAGAAGGATTTTCATATTGTTGCTAGAATGATGGGGTTGTAGAAATATGGACTTCATCTGGAATATTGAGATTTGGAATTTGTCCAAATGTGGATCATTTCTATAAAAAGTAATTTAATAGGGTAGGGGGTAGGAGAAGAGAGTGTGTGTGTGGGGGTGGTGGGGGATGATTAGCTTACTGCTGTAGTACCAAATTGTAGGAAATCGAAGTTCGAATCAAGGGATTTTAGTTAGTATCTGGAGATTTTGCATCTTGAAGTTGCTATTGATATTTCCAGAATGCAgaccttctttttctttcgcTTGAAGTTTGTTCACTTTTCACGATATCTACGTTAGTTAAATTTCCAAGAGTCTAACTTCTAGCAGCTTTACCGCACTGTGAAGTAGTAACTTAGTGGGTCTGAGGTCACGGTGAGCCAAAAAGTTTAAGGTACAAATAATGCTTCATTTGAGACTTTTACTTCAGCTTCAGTAGATTAAGCTCTGAGATTTTTACGTATTGTGAGATGAAATGGTTTCGTAAGAAAGCTATACCAGAGAAATATAATTACCCTATTGTGACAGTGGATCAAGAGCCGAAGAGGAAAAGGACAGACAAAAACAACGGCTCACTCAATTTTGAGTGACGAAGGAGAATAATACCATCGGTCCATTTCATTAATTTAATTACCACATCGGTTCAAATGGTTATAAACGTATATCTGGAAAACTTGACCTCTTGGCTTGGTGCTGTTATTGACCATTTAGAACTCAGGTTAAGTGGTTAACAGAATTGGAGCCAAGACTATTTCCTTGACTGCAGAAATTCTAGTCATTATGGCAACTTCTGTGAAAGTGGGGCTAAGATGTTTTAACGCGCGACTTTCTAAAGAATTTTTCATATGGATATAACCAAGTCCTTTTATCTGCATCAACCATCTTAACATACAAGGTAAGACATTCCGAGTGATTCTTTAATCACTGGGAGAGTCTCCGGAACTTTGTCTTGCAGATAAGAGGGGTTTAATAACAAGATTGCATCTTGCCATCCCCTCTATTGATGTGATATGAGACTCAAGATATTACATCAACAATCAACGCTAGATAGAAAATAGGAAGAGCGATAGAAATTAAGAGATATAGAAGCTAGAAAGGATTTAGTCAAATAAGTGAAAGCAAAGATTAAGCATTCAATCAAACAATTGTAATACAAGGGAGAAGGAAAATTGAACTCTTAGAAAGGAATGCTTATCCAAGTACTCAAGAGGGTTCAATTTGAGAGACAAAGGGTCTTCCCCAGAACTCGCAAAAGGAGCCTAAACATCAAATGTTCATCCAAAAACTAACTAATGAACCAAACGCTAGTCTCTACTATTCATaataattgataaaaataaCCTAAGCTAGTTACAATAATACCCTTGAGCtaaaaacaaggaaaacaaggAAATTGCTTTGCCTAGCCAATTAGCTATTTAAAATGTAGCCACCTCTTGCTTATATCTCCACTTTTCTATGTTGTAGACCTTCCATGCTTCTTTCATTGATCTTCTAGAGTCTTCAAAGAACTTCGAATCTAGTTGGCAGTTTTCATATCCATGATGGCTAATCCATATCCCATCATCTATCCATCCTTTCCCCGAAAAAACAAGGACAAACTAAAAGAGAAGTACATATTTGTTAGATGGAATTGTTAAGTAAATAGTTCATGTTGGAAAAAAATTTGTTCAAATTACCTTCTTCATTATTCTAAACTTGTCTTAGTTTGGTTGTTCTCATTATTTTTTCGgcaaaagaaaatagaaaaaggGGCAACcccggtgcactaagctcccgctatgcgcagccCCGGTCCTTAAATtaacttgttttgttctcttttcaaaatttccatGTGGGAAACAAATTTCTGTATTTTCATCTTCTTGGTTTAGttgaaattgaataaaataTAAGATGCAAGGCACCCTGGCAGCAGTTGTTTTCATGTTTTGGACTTTTTGTGGCATAAAGTGGTGGATGATCACAAGGTTTTGAATACTTATCCAACGATTCTAGTTATGCATTTATTGTTACTCTACAGCGGGACTAGAATTAGAAAGTCATATTCCATTATTCACAGAATCAGGGTTAGCGTCACATTATCAATGTGATTAGAGTCCCCTAATCAACGGTATTAGAAATCACCACGAAGAAGGCTAAAATGTATAGTAAATAAACAAATGCCAAGAGACATTGCTCTCAgacattttcaaatttctaCTCCCCTCTGTAGCTTATTCTCTACTCTATGATTAACTTGAAATGTTATGGTCCGCTGCAGTGACTGTATATGTGTTTGACAGTACAAGATGTTCGACTGTGGTTCCAAGTCCCAATATCTTGGGGGGCAGCGAGAGAAGTTTGTAAGGTACTAGAATTTATTCTCCTTTAAGGTTATTAATTTGCTTTTCTTTTCACTTGATTTTTGCATCTTTTGAGTCTAAGGGCCCATTGGACATACGATATGAAATCAGATTGATATGAAGTTAATGTTTTGTTTGGACGTGCAATTTGGATtttttaagttgtatttttttcCTCATAAGCATGAAAACCCCACAAGTtgtgaaaactatcaaaatttcccCAATTATGATATAATCTTACCAAATGGGCAAACCATAGTTTATAAACAAGATACCGGAATATCCTAAGGCACCGGATTTGTAAATCGCATATCTCCATGTTcctttataaataaaatatttgtgaTTACAAACTTCCAAATACATTATAAAGATCTACTAATCAACAATATTAGTAACTAGTTATTCTTTTATAATCCTCTCACATGGTACAAACAATCTCTTCACACCGAGCATGAGtgtttttttgcaaaatttaaaGTGATGggtctttttttttgttcaaaatataaacttatggatcaagttttacattttaaaaaatttgaaatcatgatttggaATCTCAAATCATgttttttggagaatttgagatttcAAATCAAGATATCAAATTGCATGTCCAAACGCCATTTGAAATCATGACTTCATATCGCATGTCCAAACACAAGCTAAGTATCTTGTCTTTCACTTGTAACTTTTACCTACTCTCGGATATTAGTTAGGTTTTATACTATTGAAATGAGTTAGTTTATGCACCCAAAGATAtggcctagtggtcaataaAGTGGGAGgagaaccatgaggtctcaTCTTCGTCTCCGCTCATCTTCGAATCCTAGCGGAGACAAAAATACTCTGTTATTTTCTTCGTATCTGTCTAAGCTTTGGTGGGAAAATTAACCTGGTACATATTGCTGGTGAGAGGTATAAGGTATCttgtggaattagtcgaggtacTTGCAAGCTGAACCGGACACTAcgttactaaaaaaaattatttttcttgtttcatCTTATTTTGTTGGATAAAGAGATTATTCCTTATTAAAtacaatatctcacattaaTTTGGTATGAATGCTTCAAAAGATCAAAGGTGATTGGATGAATTGGTTATGCCGATGCTTAATGGTTGTGTGACTTGAAACAACAGCTGAACTACCGAGGGAATGGATGGGTTTTCATGTGCTAGCTGTTGAAAAAGCGGTGGGACATATATCGTTTGGTTTACATAGGACCTTTATTGGCTTACATGGTTATTGTAGGCTTTTACTATTATATTTTACCCTTGAAGGATTTTTGCCTTATAGCAATTTAATTCTAATGAACGAGGAGACTTAACATTAACAATGTAATTATTATAGTTTTATCACTGTTGATTGTTCTTCCCTGATTATCTTAGCTTCTTTTTGGCATCTAATATTGCTTCTTCGCATTTTGATTTAGGTTGGATGACTTGGATTCCAGACTATCCTCTCCTTCCGCATcactaacaacaaatacatgTGGCTTCAACATTGAGGGTTTAAAACGTTCAAACCATGCGACTAGCAGTCCGTCAAGGTCTTTTAAGAAAGGAGTGAAAAAAGGATCCGAAGGACTTAAATCAATTGGTCGATCACTGGGATTTGGTGTCTCTCGGGCTGTATTTCCTGAAGATCTGAAAGTTTCAGAGAAGAAGATTTTTGACcctcaagataaattccttCTGTTATGGAACAAACTGTTTGTTGTATCATGTATTCTAGCCGTGTCTGTGGATCCACTGTTTTTCTACCTTCCAGTTTTTGATAACAAGACAAATTGCCTTCAGATTGATAGGAAGCTAGCTGTCACAGCCACTACCCTACGTACAGTGATTGATGCTTTCTATCTTATTCACATGGCTCTTCAGTTTCGCACGGCTTATATTGCACCATCATCTCGAGTTTTTGGACGGGGTGAACTTGTGATAGATCCTGCACAGATTGCTAAAAGATACTTGCGATTCTATTTTATCATTGATTTTTTTGCTGTGCTTCCCTTGCCGCAGGTGaagagaaatattttatatttctttgaCATTTCTCCATATGGAAATTTTATTTGCTTTAGTAATCTACCATGCCTCTGATTGTCACAGATTGAAAAAAGATACTGAACCATGGTTTTCCTTCTTAACATCATAAACCCTCTTTTAAAGGCTCTTGCTGATCTTATGTTTTTCCTGATTCTGCATATGTTAGGGCAGTCATAGAATGTTTTATGTGGGTTTAGTCTTCTGCTTGAACACTTTTTTTTGACTGAGACAACAATACTGCTTATCAATAGGTGAATTTGTGTATTCTAACTCACTTTTCTTTTTATGCATCTATGCAGATTGTGGTGTGGAGATTCCTGCAGAGCTCAACAGGTTCTGATGTCTTCACTACAAAGCAAGCTTTGCTTTACATCATCTTGCTTCAGTACATCCCCAGATTTGTTAGAGTTATACCCTTAACTTCGGAATTGAAAAGAACTACTGGTGTCTTTGCTGAAACCGCGTGGGCTGGTGCTGCGTCCTATTTGCTATTGTACATGCTTGCTAGTCATGTAAGCTAGtcatcaaattgttgaaatgaTGGATATCATGGCTCACAAGCAATCTGTTTTACTCTCTATGATATTTTTGAGTCTTTTATCTGTTTGTTGGTTTTTATGtcacttctttttcttttcctcttgTCTATGCAGGGGAAGTGGGGCTAGCTAAGTATAGATTTGGGGAGGGAGGGTTAAAAGGCCTAGAGTTCTTTCATTTTCTTATCGTAAAAGATTGGAAAAAAAGGCAGAGTCCTGTGTTTCCAGTTCAATTGTTGGTGACAGTGATACAATGGTTCACttgtaatatatattatctGCTTTGTTTCCTGAGTTGAAATTTGGGATGGTTCACTTACGGAAATTTTCTTGCACAGCGTGCATAGGTATGATTATTCTAAGTTGAAAGTTTAGAATGTGTTTAGAGTCATGTCCTAATAGCTTCTTTAGATTTATGAGTCTAATGAATGCACATTTGTCAATTGCATGGATCATGTGAATATCGTCCATTTTATCTTTTCATCTCTGTTGACTCTCACATCTTATTTTATTACTCTAGAAAGATAACAAAGGCTAGACTTTTAGGTCCAAATGTATGATCATGATCTTCTTTCTGCTTCATTAGGCATGTTTTTCACTTCCCTTTTGTATGTATTCTTTGCAGATAGTTGGGTCTTTTTGGTACTTGCTAGCTGTGGAACGCTATGATACATGCTGGCAGCAAGCTTGTAAACACAATGCAACATGCAACACTGATTTCTTGTACTGTGGGAATCAGTACATGACGGGTTATAATAGTTGGAGCAGCATAAGTGACTCAGTCTTAAATGATGCTTGCCCTGCAAATAGTGACAACTCACCATTTGATTTTGGGATTTTTGATCAGGCTTTATCATCTGGCATCATTTATTCCATGAAATTCGTGGCTAAATATTGTTATTGTCTGTGGTGGGGGCTGCAGAACTTGAGGTGAGTTTACTTTAACGCTCAACTGATATTGTAGTTGTCTTGATTGCTATGTTGTTTCAGTTATTCATTTCCTTGGTTAATAGTTCTATCTTTAATTTGAAGTATAAACTCACTAGTGAGAATGGCTGGTATATGAAGTTTGATTCATGCCCCCTGACCAACATTGCATTTTTTGGACTTACTGGCTTTAATGTTTATCATCTGTGTTAGAATGTCTCATATTGGTTGATTAAATGAGTTGTTGTCTCCTCATATtaccaatttttttcaaaagaggAGTTGTTGTCTCCCTATATGGTCTTCCGAAATTCTCAACTCAGGAGCAAACTTTCGGGATTGTGTTAGGtacaagttttatttttttaatatggcCTTCAGACCCATCCCTATTATTATTGATTTGTCAAATGTTGGTCTCCTATGTTATACTATGCGAATTCTAGAATCTAGATGTCCAGCTCTTGGTGTGTAGGGGCAGGGGAGGGGGTTGTTTAGAATGTTTAACATTGGTTaagataatgagatattgtctCCTCATATGGTCTTGGGAAATCTTCACCTAGTAAGCTAGTTTTTGGGTCGAGTTAAGGCCTAAGGTTTATTTTCTTAACAATCTGAAATAAAAATGCTCAAATGACCTTCAGAAAACCTGTATCACTTCACCCTAGGCATCCAGGCTCTGTCAGCTCCCTGAGTTGGGGGTGTCAGGTGGGGTTTAGGGGGTTGAAGCTTTTTCGCATTCTAAAATGGTATCAGAATAGAGAAACCTCGACAAAAAAGTATATTGTATTAGGAAGTGCAACTATCTGCCATTAGTTATAAAATGGGAGAAGAGAATTGCGTGAAGCAGAACTAGAATTAAATCAAAGAACTTGGTTTTTCTGTACTTTTGTAGCATAATGTGCACTGCTACTTTAATATCAATACAAAGCCATGAATTTCTTCAAGAAAACTCGAAGGATTTCTCTCGTGAAGACTGAAGACTCAGTTCTTTAAAGAGTTTATCATGGGAATATGTCTGAGGTTGCTGATCAAGTATTACAAACAGTAAGTCTACTTATTGAGCCCAAGGGAGCAGGGAGAATGAAAAGAAAGTTACGTGGAGAACTTAGATGTTGCTCTGGACTGCAATCcgtttctccttttttttaaaatagtaacAAGTGTTGTGCACTGCAATCTTTTGAAAACTTTTGAGGAATATCTTGAAAGTGACCAATGGAGAAAAATTAGGTCTAGTTATCAACCCTTAGAGTcagggag
Protein-coding sequences here:
- the LOC129891543 gene encoding probable cyclic nucleotide-gated ion channel 5, with translation MFDCGSKSQYLGGQREKFVRLDDLDSRLSSPSASLTTNTCGFNIEGLKRSNHATSSPSRSFKKGVKKGSEGLKSIGRSLGFGVSRAVFPEDLKVSEKKIFDPQDKFLLLWNKLFVVSCILAVSVDPLFFYLPVFDNKTNCLQIDRKLAVTATTLRTVIDAFYLIHMALQFRTAYIAPSSRVFGRGELVIDPAQIAKRYLRFYFIIDFFAVLPLPQIVVWRFLQSSTGSDVFTTKQALLYIILLQYIPRFVRVIPLTSELKRTTGVFAETAWAGAASYLLLYMLASHIVGSFWYLLAVERYDTCWQQACKHNATCNTDFLYCGNQYMTGYNSWSSISDSVLNDACPANSDNSPFDFGIFDQALSSGIIYSMKFVAKYCYCLWWGLQNLSTLGQGLQTSTYPGESIFSIGLAILGLILFALLIGNMQTYLQSLTIRLEEMRVKRRDSEQWMHHRLLPQDLRERVRRYDQYKWQETRGVDEENIVQSLPKDLRRDIKRHLCLALVKRVPLFENMDERLLDAICERLKPCLYIENTHIVREGDPVDEMLFIIRGRLESVTTDGGRSGFFNRSLLKDSDFCGEELLTWALDPKSGSNLPSSTRTVKALTEVEAFALTADELKFVASQFRRLHSRQVQHTFRFYSQQWRTWGACFIQAAWRRYTKRKLMELQRKEEEEAEALAAGSGNSSGTTYSIRATFLASKFAANALRGVHRNRNLKSARELVKLQKPPEPDFSADAD